Proteins encoded together in one Nostoc sp. PCC 7524 window:
- a CDS encoding DUF4350 domain-containing protein — translation MKRSKRTVWLGAIAIVVLAIFSFIAAPTTQIYTGSTYSRAADGYGAWYAYMQQQGTNIQRWQKPMSNLTAKAKPATLLRIYNYQREANLSPDEQEWLRKGNNLVILGVRTPVSPGNFHTVQKSPVGDVKIATRRRYQKAKQGEISLGDRFGAIVWQEKRPQGTVVFSTTPYLAANAYQDELNNFEYLASLVKQKDKQLFVDEYIHGYKDADVRESEGQGNLISYLANTPLLVALIQAGVLLLVLIWSQNRRFGKPIALETPVIDNSEAYIQALAGVLQKAESSDFVLEMVGKEEQIQLQKALGLEAVPLEHQVLLNLWTQKTGKSATELDAALKLQAIKRRVSQRDLISWLRKWRTVRES, via the coding sequence ATGAAACGCTCAAAACGCACTGTTTGGCTAGGTGCGATCGCTATAGTAGTTTTAGCTATATTCAGCTTTATCGCTGCCCCTACTACACAAATTTATACTGGTTCTACTTATAGCCGTGCTGCCGATGGTTACGGTGCTTGGTATGCTTATATGCAGCAGCAAGGCACTAATATTCAGCGTTGGCAAAAGCCGATGAGTAATTTGACTGCTAAAGCCAAACCAGCCACCCTGTTGAGAATATATAACTACCAAAGAGAGGCAAATTTATCACCTGATGAACAAGAATGGTTAAGAAAAGGGAATAATTTAGTAATTTTGGGTGTAAGAACACCAGTAAGTCCAGGCAACTTTCACACCGTGCAGAAATCGCCTGTGGGTGATGTAAAGATTGCTACTCGTAGACGTTATCAAAAAGCAAAACAGGGAGAAATTTCATTAGGCGATCGCTTCGGTGCTATAGTTTGGCAAGAGAAGCGCCCACAAGGAACAGTAGTTTTTTCTACCACCCCCTATTTAGCCGCCAACGCCTACCAAGACGAATTAAATAATTTTGAATATTTAGCCAGTTTAGTCAAACAAAAAGACAAGCAACTATTTGTAGATGAATATATCCACGGCTACAAAGATGCTGATGTCAGAGAAAGCGAAGGGCAAGGAAATTTAATTAGTTATTTGGCTAATACACCCTTGTTAGTTGCGTTGATACAGGCTGGCGTTTTACTCTTAGTGCTAATCTGGTCACAGAATCGCCGTTTTGGTAAACCCATCGCTTTAGAAACACCAGTAATCGACAACAGCGAAGCCTACATCCAAGCGTTAGCAGGAGTCTTACAAAAAGCCGAATCCAGCGACTTTGTGTTAGAGATGGTGGGCAAGGAAGAACAAATCCAACTCCAAAAAGCTTTAGGTTTAGAAGCTGTACCCCTAGAACATCAAGTTTTGCTCAACCTTTGGACACAAAAAACAGGTAAAAGTGCTACCGAATTAGATGCAGCATTAAAGTTACAAGCCATAAAACGCCGTGTCAGTCAAAGAGACTTAATCAGCTGGTTGAGGAAATGGCGAACAGTGAGAGAAAGTTAG
- a CDS encoding alpha/beta fold hydrolase, whose amino-acid sequence MPKVQLNEVDFFYDIKGKGEPLLLISGFTCDHSYWSVILPLLTSQYQVILLDNRGVGRSSAPNIPYTIQELAHDAAALLEYLGIDKVHVAGHSMGGQIAQELVLAYPHKVKSLILLSSLAKGDERFNSIVETWGELPKHIDKRLYQKILLSWSFSDTFYANSEIIEQLIEWAVHYPFAPQTHSIYLQSQAIISCDTTNRLHNILCPTLVLVSKQDILTPIKFSEELAQGIPHAKLAILDCGGHGFMIESPQIVGTAMLDFLAQLN is encoded by the coding sequence ATGCCCAAGGTACAGCTAAACGAAGTTGATTTTTTCTACGATATCAAAGGTAAAGGAGAACCTTTGCTTTTAATCTCCGGTTTTACGTGCGATCATTCCTATTGGTCGGTAATCTTGCCATTGTTGACTTCCCAATATCAAGTCATTCTTTTAGATAACCGAGGTGTAGGAAGGAGTTCCGCACCAAATATTCCCTACACTATTCAAGAACTAGCCCATGATGCAGCTGCATTACTTGAATATCTAGGGATTGATAAAGTACACGTTGCTGGTCATTCTATGGGTGGACAAATTGCCCAAGAATTAGTATTAGCATATCCACACAAAGTTAAAAGTCTGATACTACTATCTTCTCTCGCTAAGGGAGATGAGCGATTTAATAGCATAGTTGAAACTTGGGGTGAACTTCCTAAACATATAGATAAGCGGCTTTATCAAAAGATTTTATTGTCCTGGAGTTTTAGCGATACTTTTTATGCAAATTCAGAAATAATAGAACAGCTGATTGAATGGGCTGTACATTATCCTTTTGCACCCCAAACTCATAGTATTTATCTTCAAAGTCAAGCTATCATTAGTTGCGATACTACTAACCGTCTGCACAATATTCTTTGTCCTACATTAGTATTAGTGAGTAAACAAGATATTCTCACACCCATTAAATTTTCTGAGGAATTAGCCCAAGGGATTCCCCACGCTAAGTTAGCGATTCTTGATTGTGGTGGTCATGGTTTTATGATTGAATCACCGCAGATTGTGGGTACAGCTATGCTGGATTTTTTAGCCCAACTTAATTAA
- a CDS encoding DUF4129 domain-containing protein: MSTEAFEKTSWSWQLSQFQQQVGEWFEYQSYRFQRVLPEWNPDWQLSPWLANLFKFLFWLVVVLCVTWLIWQFWQTFSPYIYSRLAGGKGNRARTNTPTQDLSVTTWLERSQALYRQGNYREACRCIYLAILQHLHEQKILLHQPSRTDAEYLQLLRLSQTAIQPYETVITTHEQLCFGNTEMLPENYEQCQQAYREITQQ; encoded by the coding sequence ATGTCTACAGAAGCTTTTGAAAAAACTAGCTGGAGTTGGCAACTGTCTCAGTTCCAGCAGCAAGTAGGAGAATGGTTTGAATACCAATCTTACCGCTTTCAAAGAGTGCTACCAGAATGGAATCCTGATTGGCAACTCAGTCCGTGGTTAGCTAATTTATTCAAGTTTTTATTCTGGCTGGTAGTGGTTTTATGCGTGACTTGGTTAATTTGGCAATTCTGGCAAACATTCAGTCCATATATATATTCACGCTTGGCTGGTGGTAAAGGGAATCGTGCTAGGACAAACACACCTACCCAAGATTTATCTGTAACAACTTGGTTAGAGCGATCGCAAGCACTTTACCGTCAAGGTAACTATCGTGAGGCTTGCCGTTGTATTTATTTGGCGATTTTACAACACTTACACGAGCAAAAAATTCTCCTGCATCAACCCAGTCGTACCGATGCTGAATATCTGCAATTGCTGCGATTATCCCAAACTGCCATCCAACCTTACGAAACTGTAATTACCACCCACGAACAATTATGTTTTGGCAATACAGAGATGTTGCCAGAAAATTATGAACAGTGTCAGCAAGCCTACCGGGAGATTACCCAACAATGA
- a CDS encoding Uma2 family endonuclease, whose product MPVAQELEPAADIIFPPGNIESHEPPLESDLHLRQIILLLQCLELWWQNRNDFYAAGNLTIYYSQRQLKSEEFRGPDFFVVRGCERKPRKSWVIWQEDGKYPNIIVELLSSSTKSTDKGLKKQIYQDIFRTPEYFWFDPNNLEFVGFHLVDGNYQSIEPNSQGWLWSQQLDLYLGVQNNQLRYFTAQGELVATPEELAAQEKQRAEQEKQRAEQEKQRAERLAAKLRELNIDPDIL is encoded by the coding sequence ATGCCAGTTGCCCAAGAATTAGAACCAGCAGCAGATATAATATTTCCACCAGGAAATATTGAAAGTCACGAACCACCATTGGAAAGCGATTTACATCTACGCCAGATTATTCTGTTATTACAATGTTTAGAATTGTGGTGGCAAAACCGCAATGACTTTTATGCTGCGGGAAATCTGACCATTTACTACAGCCAACGTCAACTTAAATCAGAAGAATTTCGCGGCCCTGATTTTTTTGTGGTGCGAGGATGCGAAAGAAAACCCCGCAAAAGTTGGGTAATCTGGCAAGAAGACGGTAAGTATCCCAATATCATTGTTGAGTTGCTTTCATCTTCTACAAAATCCACAGATAAAGGTTTAAAAAAACAAATCTACCAAGATATTTTTCGCACACCGGAGTATTTTTGGTTTGACCCTAATAATTTAGAATTTGTCGGGTTTCATTTAGTAGATGGAAATTACCAATCCATAGAACCAAATTCCCAAGGTTGGTTATGGAGTCAGCAGTTAGATTTATATTTGGGTGTACAGAACAATCAATTACGCTATTTTACGGCACAAGGGGAGTTAGTGGCGACACCGGAAGAATTAGCAGCACAAGAAAAACAGCGTGCTGAACAAGAAAAACAGCGTGCTGAACAGGAAAAGCAACGTGCAGAACGCCTAGCCGCTAAGTTACGAGAATTAAATATTGACCCAGATATTCTATAA
- a CDS encoding sodium/glutamate symporter, whose translation MFKLIDVFWAYILLAILILVGRWIRQRLWFLRSLYIPSSVVAGIIALLLGGGALGAVVKAINPASPLVKGIFPENIQAVWSQSPSIFINIVFATIFLGQYVPGLQEFWRKAAPQVAFGQTIAWGQYVVGLLLGITVLTPIFGLPPIAACLIEIAFEGGHGTAAGMAPTFTELGFVAGADLSLALATVGLVSGVIAGTILIQWGRSTGRIQISREPLAESGNTDSHAPEEHPSIKVARENLFRELLIDPLSLHFGFVGLAIAFGWLILEALRWIESITWGRGGLQLMTYVPLFPIALIGGIIVQYILIRTGRTYLISRPLMERIGGLALDVTIVTALATISLSVLGDNLAPFLVLSIAGIAWNVCAFIFLSPRLLPFYWFERGIGDMGQSMGVTSTGLLLLRMVDPDNRSGAFESFAYKQLLFEPIVGGGLFTAAAPPLIAKFGPIPVLLLTAFILTFWLIFGFYNCKQLRQHDLAGKV comes from the coding sequence ATGTTCAAACTCATAGACGTATTTTGGGCTTATATTCTTCTGGCTATATTAATCCTGGTGGGGCGGTGGATTAGACAACGCTTGTGGTTCTTGCGATCGCTCTACATCCCCAGTTCCGTTGTTGCTGGTATAATTGCTTTATTGCTGGGAGGTGGTGCGCTTGGTGCTGTTGTCAAAGCTATCAATCCAGCATCTCCCCTAGTTAAAGGCATATTCCCAGAAAATATCCAGGCTGTATGGTCACAGTCTCCTAGCATTTTTATTAACATCGTCTTTGCTACTATATTTCTCGGACAGTATGTGCCAGGGTTACAGGAATTTTGGCGGAAAGCTGCGCCACAAGTAGCTTTTGGTCAAACGATCGCCTGGGGTCAATATGTAGTAGGATTGCTACTAGGAATCACCGTATTAACGCCGATTTTTGGTTTACCGCCGATTGCCGCCTGTTTAATTGAAATCGCCTTTGAAGGGGGACACGGCACAGCCGCCGGCATGGCACCAACTTTTACAGAATTAGGATTTGTCGCTGGTGCTGATTTATCTCTAGCTTTGGCAACGGTGGGGCTGGTTTCGGGAGTGATTGCAGGGACAATTTTGATTCAGTGGGGAAGAAGCACAGGACGCATTCAAATTAGCCGTGAACCCTTAGCTGAGTCAGGAAATACAGATAGTCATGCCCCAGAAGAACACCCTAGTATTAAAGTCGCCAGAGAAAATTTATTTCGGGAATTACTGATTGATCCATTATCTCTCCATTTTGGTTTTGTGGGACTAGCGATCGCCTTCGGTTGGCTAATTTTAGAAGCCTTGCGCTGGATTGAATCCATAACATGGGGTAGAGGTGGATTGCAATTGATGACTTACGTGCCGTTATTCCCCATTGCTTTGATTGGTGGCATAATTGTACAGTATATACTGATACGCACAGGACGCACCTACTTAATTAGTCGTCCCCTGATGGAGCGCATTGGCGGGTTAGCATTAGATGTCACAATTGTCACAGCATTAGCAACCATTTCTCTTTCGGTACTGGGTGATAATCTCGCGCCTTTCCTCGTTTTGTCAATTGCTGGCATAGCCTGGAATGTCTGCGCTTTTATATTTTTAAGTCCCCGTCTTTTACCTTTTTATTGGTTTGAACGTGGCATTGGTGATATGGGACAATCAATGGGTGTCACTTCCACAGGATTGTTACTATTGCGAATGGTAGACCCAGATAACCGTTCTGGTGCTTTTGAGAGTTTTGCTTACAAACAATTGCTATTTGAACCCATCGTTGGTGGAGGCTTATTTACTGCTGCCGCACCGCCTTTGATTGCCAAGTTTGGACCTATCCCAGTTTTGCTATTAACAGCATTTATCCTGACATTTTGGCTAATATTTGGTTTCTATAACTGTAAGCAACTACGCCAGCATGACTTAGCCGGAAAAGTCTAA